The DNA sequence CGGTGCGCAGCGCCGCCTGGGGTCTGGCTGTCGCTCACGACGAGGAATACGAACAGGTCGACGACGAGCGTGCCCGCGCGCTCATGGGGATCTTCGGAGTCGACCATCTCGCCGAGCGCGAGTACGCGACCCTGTCGGAGGGCGAAGCGCAGCGAGTGCTGCTCGCCCGTGCGCTCATGACCGACCCCGAGGTTCTCGTCCTCGACGAGCCCACCTCCGGACTCGACCTGGGCGCGCGCGAGTTGCTCATCGCCGCGCTGTCGGAGATCATGAAGGGTTCGAAGTCTCCGCAGATCATCCTGGTGACCCACCAGATTGAGGAGATTCCCGATGGCGTGACGCACTGCGCGATCATGTCGCAGGGGCAGGTCGCCCATCAAGGCCCCATCGAGGACGTATTGACGGGGCTCAACCTGTCGCAGGTCTATGGAATGCCGTTGCTCGCGGGTCGCAGCGATGGCCGCTGGTGGGCGCACGGCGTCACCGACTAAGGAGGAAGTATGACTACCTGGTGGCTGTGGATTCTCGCCGCCCTGGTGTGTGGCATCGTCGAGGTCATGAGCGTGAGCTTCGTGTTCCTCATGTTCGCTATCGGAGCGTTGGCTGCCGGTATCGCGGGCGCGTTTGGCGCGAACCTCACGATCCAGGTCATCGTCTTCGTCGTTGTTTCAATCGTTTTGCTGGTGGCTGCGCGTCCCTTCCTGAAGGGCCGGATCGAGCGCTCCAAAGACTATGTCCCGAGCAATACGGATGGGTTGATTGGCAAGACCGGCTACGTGACCGAGGTCGTGGGGGAGCGCCACGGTCGCATCCAGTTTTCGGGCGGTGAGTGGAGCGCGCGAACCGAGGGGCCTGAGCTTCCTGCGGGTGCCGAGGTTCGTGTCGAGCGTATCGACGGAGCTACCGCCGTCGTCAGTGCCCTCAACCCGACGGTCCCGTCGCCGACCCAGCCGCATCAGGGCTCGGCCTCCTGACAGTTCATCTTCTGGTTCGTGTAGTAGAAAGGAAACACGTTATGAGTTCTGGTGATGTCATCGGCAACATCGTGGTGATCGTGGTTCTTGCGTTCATTGTTTTCGTCGTCGTCTCGCTCGTGCGTGCGGTGCGGATCGTCCCGCAGTCTCAGGCCTACGTCGTTGAGCGCCTGGGCCGCTTCCAGGCCGTGATGCAGGGAGGCTTCCACCTCCTCGTCCCCTTCGTGGACCGCGTCGCTGCCCGTATCGATCTGCGTGAGCAGGTCGCTAATTTCCCGCCTCAGCCCGTCATCACCGCCGACCAGGCGATGGTGTCGATCGATTCCGTCATCTACTTCCAGATCACGGATCCACGCAGCGCGACCTACGAAGTCGCGAACTTCCTGCAGGCGATCGAGCAGCTGACCGCGACGACACTGCGTAACCTCATTGGCTCTCTCGATCTGGAGCAGACCCAGACGTCTCGTGAGTCGATCAATAAGCAGCTGCGTGGTGTTCTCGACGAGGCAACGGGCCCCTGGGGTATTCGCGTGACCCGCGTGGAACTCAAGTCGATCGAGCCGCCGCCGCGAGTCCTAGCGGCCATGGAACAGCAGATCACGGCTGAGCGCACCAAGCGCGCGACGATTCTGACGGCCGAAGCCGAGCGCGAGGCTCAGATTAAGAAGGCCGAGGGTGCTAAGCAGGCCGCCGTTCTGGCAGCTTCTGCCCAGCAGGAGGCACAGGTTCTTCAGGCGAAGGGCCAGAAGGAAGCGCTGATCCTGCAGGCCGAGGGTGCTCGCCAGGCGCAGATCCTGCGCGCACAGGGCGAGTCCGAGGCCATCGCGACGGTCTTCGCCGCGATTAACGCGGGTAAGGCTACGCCCGAGCTTCTGTCCTACAAGTACCTCGAAATGCTGCCGAAGATCGCCGACGGTCAGGCGTCCAAGCTGTGGATGCTTCCTTCCGATCTCACCGGCGCACTGGAATCCATCTCGAAGGGTTTCAACCTGGGCAAGTAAACTGAAGCCGTGCCGGGCCGACCGCAGTCCCTGCGGTCGGCCCGTTTTATCTCAATGGGAGGACAGCGGTGGATTCGCATCAGGAATACGTGCTGCGCGAGGTAGCGCAGAAGAACATTCGCTTTATCCGTTTGTGGTTCACGGACGTTGCGGGTGTGCTCAAGTCGATTTCGATTGACCCCGGCGAGCTCGAGGAGGCTTTCGCTGAGGGCATCGGCTTTGACGGATCGGCCGTCGAGGGCCTGACGCGCGTGTATGAGTCGGACATGCTTCTCAAACCCGATGCCTCGACGTTTCAGCTGCTGCCCTGGCGTTCCAACGAGGACCCGGTAGCGCGCATGTTCTGCGACGTTCTTATGCCCGACGGGCGACCGGCGCCCTCCGATCCTCGCGGTGTTCTGGAGCGCGCGGTGGAGCGTGCCGCCGACGCGGGTTTCCGGGTCATGATCCATCCCGAGATCGAGTTCTACCTGCTGCGCCAGCCCGTCACGCCCGACCGTATGATTCCTGTGGACCAGGCTGGATACTTCGATCATGTCGCTCGCGGGGACTCGAACGACTTCCGCCGCCGGGCTGTGCGCATGCTCGAAGATATGGCGATCCCGGTCGAGTTTTCGCATCACGAGGGCGGACCGGGACAAAACGAAATCGACCTGCGCGCTGTGGATCCCGTGCGCGCGGCCGACAACATCATGACCGCCCGCACTCTCATCGAAGAGGTCGCCTTGCGCGAAGAACTCGTCGCGACGTTCATGCCCAAGCCCTTCATAGAACACCCGGGCTCCGGAATGCATACGCACCTGTCGCTGTTTGAGGGAGAAGAAAACGCGTTCTTCTCACCGGCGGGCCAGTATCGACTCTCCACGACCGGACGCCAGTTCATCGCGGGCTTGCTGGCCCACGCCGAGGAGATCGCGGCGATCACCAACCAGCACGTGAACTCCTACAAGCGTCTGTGGGGTGGGGGAGAGGCACCGTCCTACGTGTGCTGGGGGCACCTGAACCGATCCGCTCTCGTGCGTGTTCCGCTGTACAAGCCGAAGAAGGCGGCCGCGGCACGCATCGAGTACCGCGCGCCCGACCCGAGTGCGAATCCATATCTGGCTTTCGCAGTCCTCATCGCGGCGGGCTTGGACGGTATCGAACAGAAGATGGAGCTCATGCCCGAGGCTGAGGACAACGTGTGGGATCTGTCGGACCGTGAGCGTCAGGTCATGGGTATTCGCGCCCTTCCGGCTTCCCTGTCCGACGCCGTGCGTTGTATGAAGAGCTCCGACCTGGTGGCATCCACCCTCGGTGAGCAGGTGTTTGACTACGTCATCCGGAACAAGCGCAAGGAGTGGACGGAGTACCGTCAGCAGATCACTCGCCAGGAACTCGAGCAATTCCTCAAGGTCGTTCCCCGGTGACGCCCGACGAACTACGGGTTGCAGGATTCCTGGACCCTCAGCGCGCCCTCGGCTTCCTTGAGGAGCTTCCGGGTGGGGCCGAGGCCTGGGCACCAGATCTGGGGGCAAGCGCCGACCCCGATCTGGCGCTGCTCGCGGTGATCCGTCTTCACGAGGCCGACCCCGGCCTCGTGGGCAGTGCTGTCGATGACCCGCGTGTGCGGCGTCGACTGTGCGCCGTCCTGGGGGCAAGCCAGTGGCTTGGCGACTACGTCATCGCTGATCCCGCCCGCGCGCCAGCGATCTGGGAGGATCCAGGGGAGAGCGCACAGCTACTGCTGGCGTCCGTGGGCGCGACGAGGCTGGACACCGGGGCTTTCGTGGCCTCGGAGAAGGCAACTGTGGACCACCTGCGTGCCGCTTATCGTCGCGTGCTGCTGTTCCTGGCCGCCGACGATCTGACGAGCGACGACCCTGAAGGCGTGATGCCCGAGGTCGGGCGGCGCATCGCGGATCTGGTCGACGCGACCCTCGAAGCCAGCCTCGCCCTGGCGAGGCGCGACATAGACCCGCAGGGGCGCATCCCCCTCGCCATTATCGCGATGGGCAAAACGGGAGCGCGCGAGCTCAACTACATCTCCGACGTTGACGTCGTCTATGTCGCCGATTCCGGGGCGGATGGAGACGAACGAGGTGTCCTTGAGGTCGCGACGCGCCTCGCTGCGGCAACGGCCTCGGCGTGCTCGGGACCCGGCACCGAAGCTCCGCTGTGGACCGTCGATACGAATTTGCGCCCGGAGGGACGCAACGGAGCGCTCGTGCGCACCGTCGAATCCTACCGACAGTACTGGGACAAGTGGGCACAAACATGGGAGTTTCAAGCGCTGCTCAAGGCGCGTGCCTGCGCGGGAGATGAAAGCGTTGGGCGAGCGTTCGAGGAGGCCGCGCAGCCCTACGTGTGGAGTGCCGCCACCCGCGAAGGATTCGTCGAGGCTGCGCGCGCGATGCGCAGACGCGTCGAAGATAACATTTCTCGTTCTCATGTCTCGCGCGAGCTAAAGCTCGGGCGCGGCGGCCTGCGCGATGTCGAGTTCACCGTCCAGCTGCTCCAGCTCGTCCACGGACGTACCGATGCCTTTTTGCGCGTGAGGTCGACGCTGGACGCGATCGACGCGCTGCGCGAGGGCGGCTACATCGCCCGCAGCGACGCGGGTCAGCTCGCCTCGTGCTATCGCTTCCTCCGAGCCGTCGAGCACCGGACCCAGTTGCCCCGCATGCGACGCACGCACCTGATTCCCGACAAGGAACGCGAACTGCGGGTGCTCGGGCGGGCGATGGGTCCGGCGCGTTTCCCTGACGCGGAGTCGATCACCTCCAGGATCGATGAGGTTCGTACGCGTGTGAGGGCTCTCCATGAAGACGTTTTCTACCGTCCGATCATCGCCGCGACGGCATCGCTGAGCGAGGACGAGGCGTCCCTGCATGCCGACGGTGCGCGTGACCGACTGGCGGCTATCGGCTATCGGGACCCGGCCGGAGCGCTCACACACATTCGCGCACTTACCCAGGGAACGAGCAGGCGTGCGGCTATTCAACGCCACCTCCTTCCGGTGTTCATCTCGTGGCTGGCCGGTGGGGCCGACCCCGACATGGGCCTGTTGAACTTCCGGATCCTGTCCGAGGACATTGGCGATTCGCATTGGTATCTCGCGCTTCTGCGAGACTCGGGCGTCGCTGCCCACAGGCTCACGACCATGCTCCCGAACTCGCGCTGGATCGCCGAGGCCCTCGCCAAGCGTCCCGAGGCCGTGGCCTGGCTCGACGACGATGGCGAGTTGGCTCCGCGCGAGCCGCATCGGCTAGCTCGGGAAGTTGCGGCCCTCATTGACCGTCACGAGGACGCGGCCGAGGCGGCCGCTCGAGTCCGAGCCGTGCGCACGCGTGAGCTCACGCGTTGCGCGATGAGCGACCTGCTGGGCGGCGTCGATCCGCGTGGGCACGCGATCGCAGACGCAACGGACGCGGCGATTCTCGGCGCACTCGCCATCGCCCAACGTGAGGAAGCCCAGCGCTGGGGGCGCGAGCGGGCCCACGTCGTCTTCGTCGCGATGGGACGCTACGGTGGACGCGAGTGCTCGTACGCCTCCGATGCCGACGTGATCGCCCTACACGAGGCCGTAGGCGGAGTCTGCGACGCTGAGGCGGCGGCCAGTGCAACCGCGATTGTTAACCGCGTGAAGAGCCTACTAGGGTCGGCGACGAGCCAGCTGGGTATCGTCGTCGACCTAGGCCTGCGCCCCGAGGGCAAGAACGGCCCAATGAGCCGCACGATCGAGTCCCATCGTGAGTACGCCCAGCGCTGGGCTTCGACGTGGGAGAGGCAGGCGGCGGTGCGTGCCCGTCCGATCGGGGAGGGCCGCCTTGCTGATCGGGCCCGAGAACTGTTCGCGGAGTTCGCCTATGGGGGAGTGAGCGAAACGGATCTGCGTGACATTCGCCTGCTGAAGGCGCGCATGGAGAACGAGCGTCTGCCGCGGGGAATCGAAGCTGCACGCCACGTCAAGCTCGGCCCGGGCGGCCTCAGCGATGTCGAGTGGACGATCCAGCTCATTCAAATGCGCGATGCGCAGCGGGTGCCGGCCCTGTGCACGCCCTCCACGACGGGCGCGATTCTGGCGGCGCGCGAGGGTGGATTGCTGGAAGCGAGCGATGCACACACACTGCTGGATGCGTGGGACATGGCAACCCGTATTCGCGCGGCCAACACGCTGGCAAGTGGCCGCATGAGCGGAGTGAAACTCGACGTCTTACCCCGTGACAGCGCGGAGCTGCGTGCCCTTGCGGCGATCCTCGGGTACGGTAGCGGCGGGCTAAACGCCCTCGAAGACGACTGGCTGCGCGCTGGACGCAAAGCGCGCGCCGTCATGGAACGACTTTTCTGGGAGCAGCAGTGAAGATTGTGCTGGTACGGCACGGACAGACCCCCGCGAATCGCCTCGGTGCGCTCGACACGGTGCGCCCCGGTCTCGGGCTGACTCCCGAAGGACTCCTCCAGGCCCAGCGCCTCGCGGATCGATGGGAGTCCGAGGTTGCGCCGCCTCCCACCGTCATCGCACTGTCCGGGCTGCACCGTACGCGCCTGACCGCGGCGCCTCTGGCTAGCGCCTACGGGTTGACCCCGCAGGTGCACCCCGGCATCCGCGAGCTACGCTCCGGCGATCTCGAAATGGCGGCCGACCCGGCATCGCAGTCCCTCTACGTGCGCACGACCCTGTCGTGGTGCGCCGGGGATTTGGATAATCACATGCCCGGCGGCGAAAGCGGGCGCGAGGCCCTGGCCCGCTCGCTGGAGACCGTGCGTCGGGTGGGCCTGGCCGCACGCGAGCAAGCTGGGGACGAGGCCGTCGCGGTGTTCGTCATCCATGGTGCCCTCACGCGCCTGCTGGCCACGTGGCTGTCCACCGACATCGACGAGGACCTCGTCTCCAAGCACTTCATGTCCAACACGGGCACGTCCACCTTCGAGTGGGCGCCCGACTTCACCCCGTCCTCCGCGGACGAGCTGGCGAAGGGGCTCCACGCCCTGACCTGGAACGACCGTCCCCTCGATCAGTGGGACTGAGCGGCCTCGGCGCCTGACGGTCCGGCGGCGGGGCGACGAAGGGCGAGACCTCGTAGGGGGCTGTATGAGAACTGATACCGGTTGATCCGTTTGTTGTCGTCAAACCGTCAGTCGAGGTACCCTGAGCTTGTGGTCAGTGTCATGTAAGACACCACAACGAGGAGGTACACCGATGTCCCGTTCCCTGCCACTGGTCGTCGTCATTCCCGGTATCGGGGGAAGTGAACTCGCGGATGCGTCCGGCACAATCGTCTATAGAGCTGGTTTGGGTTCTCTCCTCAGCGTGGGGCGAGATCCGAGCGCGCTCGATCCGAACAACGAGCTGCGCCCGGTCGGACTCATCGGGCCCTGTTCGTTGATATGTTGGCAATTCATTACCGGTTACGACGGCTTGCTGAGCGGTATTACCAAGGGACTGGGACTATCCCCGGGGCGTGTCGTAACCGCGGGTGAGGACCTGGTTGATCGAGACGCCACCGTCGTCGCCTTTCCCTATGATTTTCGCCGGTCGGTGGAACAGATCGCCAACGATCTGGACCGTGTCGTGCGCGAGCGGGCGCAGGGACGGCACGTTGTACTCGTCGCGCACTCGATGGGCGGCCTGGTTGCCGCGTGGTGGTGGTCCTTCATGAGTGAGGGGATCGATGTCGACCAGATTATTACTCTTGGTACGCCCTTTCGCGGGGCGGCGAAGGCTCTCGATGTCTTGGTCAATGGGATGCGCATCGGGCCATTTCCCGCGACTCAGGCTGTTTCTGACACGGTGAGGACATGGGATTCGGTCTTCGATCTGCTGCCCCACTACCAGGTTGTCAGCGGGAATGATAACTAC is a window from the Schaalia odontolytica genome containing:
- a CDS encoding ABC transporter ATP-binding protein, which translates into the protein MTYVLNLSHVSVQRGDTQILSDVSWSTRPRQHWVIVGPNGAGKTTLARVASGRIAADSGEVTVSETDLAQADPAEVATRVGLASAAVGAKIVPTQSVLDTVRSAAWGLAVAHDEEYEQVDDERARALMGIFGVDHLAEREYATLSEGEAQRVLLARALMTDPEVLVLDEPTSGLDLGARELLIAALSEIMKGSKSPQIILVTHQIEEIPDGVTHCAIMSQGQVAHQGPIEDVLTGLNLSQVYGMPLLAGRSDGRWWAHGVTD
- a CDS encoding NfeD family protein, with product MTTWWLWILAALVCGIVEVMSVSFVFLMFAIGALAAGIAGAFGANLTIQVIVFVVVSIVLLVAARPFLKGRIERSKDYVPSNTDGLIGKTGYVTEVVGERHGRIQFSGGEWSARTEGPELPAGAEVRVERIDGATAVVSALNPTVPSPTQPHQGSAS
- a CDS encoding SPFH domain-containing protein, producing the protein MSSGDVIGNIVVIVVLAFIVFVVVSLVRAVRIVPQSQAYVVERLGRFQAVMQGGFHLLVPFVDRVAARIDLREQVANFPPQPVITADQAMVSIDSVIYFQITDPRSATYEVANFLQAIEQLTATTLRNLIGSLDLEQTQTSRESINKQLRGVLDEATGPWGIRVTRVELKSIEPPPRVLAAMEQQITAERTKRATILTAEAEREAQIKKAEGAKQAAVLAASAQQEAQVLQAKGQKEALILQAEGARQAQILRAQGESEAIATVFAAINAGKATPELLSYKYLEMLPKIADGQASKLWMLPSDLTGALESISKGFNLGK
- a CDS encoding glutamine synthetase family protein, whose translation is MDSHQEYVLREVAQKNIRFIRLWFTDVAGVLKSISIDPGELEEAFAEGIGFDGSAVEGLTRVYESDMLLKPDASTFQLLPWRSNEDPVARMFCDVLMPDGRPAPSDPRGVLERAVERAADAGFRVMIHPEIEFYLLRQPVTPDRMIPVDQAGYFDHVARGDSNDFRRRAVRMLEDMAIPVEFSHHEGGPGQNEIDLRAVDPVRAADNIMTARTLIEEVALREELVATFMPKPFIEHPGSGMHTHLSLFEGEENAFFSPAGQYRLSTTGRQFIAGLLAHAEEIAAITNQHVNSYKRLWGGGEAPSYVCWGHLNRSALVRVPLYKPKKAAAARIEYRAPDPSANPYLAFAVLIAAGLDGIEQKMELMPEAEDNVWDLSDRERQVMGIRALPASLSDAVRCMKSSDLVASTLGEQVFDYVIRNKRKEWTEYRQQITRQELEQFLKVVPR
- a CDS encoding bifunctional [glutamine synthetase] adenylyltransferase/[glutamine synthetase]-adenylyl-L-tyrosine phosphorylase, giving the protein MTPDELRVAGFLDPQRALGFLEELPGGAEAWAPDLGASADPDLALLAVIRLHEADPGLVGSAVDDPRVRRRLCAVLGASQWLGDYVIADPARAPAIWEDPGESAQLLLASVGATRLDTGAFVASEKATVDHLRAAYRRVLLFLAADDLTSDDPEGVMPEVGRRIADLVDATLEASLALARRDIDPQGRIPLAIIAMGKTGARELNYISDVDVVYVADSGADGDERGVLEVATRLAAATASACSGPGTEAPLWTVDTNLRPEGRNGALVRTVESYRQYWDKWAQTWEFQALLKARACAGDESVGRAFEEAAQPYVWSAATREGFVEAARAMRRRVEDNISRSHVSRELKLGRGGLRDVEFTVQLLQLVHGRTDAFLRVRSTLDAIDALREGGYIARSDAGQLASCYRFLRAVEHRTQLPRMRRTHLIPDKERELRVLGRAMGPARFPDAESITSRIDEVRTRVRALHEDVFYRPIIAATASLSEDEASLHADGARDRLAAIGYRDPAGALTHIRALTQGTSRRAAIQRHLLPVFISWLAGGADPDMGLLNFRILSEDIGDSHWYLALLRDSGVAAHRLTTMLPNSRWIAEALAKRPEAVAWLDDDGELAPREPHRLAREVAALIDRHEDAAEAAARVRAVRTRELTRCAMSDLLGGVDPRGHAIADATDAAILGALAIAQREEAQRWGRERAHVVFVAMGRYGGRECSYASDADVIALHEAVGGVCDAEAAASATAIVNRVKSLLGSATSQLGIVVDLGLRPEGKNGPMSRTIESHREYAQRWASTWERQAAVRARPIGEGRLADRARELFAEFAYGGVSETDLRDIRLLKARMENERLPRGIEAARHVKLGPGGLSDVEWTIQLIQMRDAQRVPALCTPSTTGAILAAREGGLLEASDAHTLLDAWDMATRIRAANTLASGRMSGVKLDVLPRDSAELRALAAILGYGSGGLNALEDDWLRAGRKARAVMERLFWEQQ
- a CDS encoding histidine phosphatase family protein, with amino-acid sequence MKIVLVRHGQTPANRLGALDTVRPGLGLTPEGLLQAQRLADRWESEVAPPPTVIALSGLHRTRLTAAPLASAYGLTPQVHPGIRELRSGDLEMAADPASQSLYVRTTLSWCAGDLDNHMPGGESGREALARSLETVRRVGLAAREQAGDEAVAVFVIHGALTRLLATWLSTDIDEDLVSKHFMSNTGTSTFEWAPDFTPSSADELAKGLHALTWNDRPLDQWD